The genomic stretch CTCTTTCGAGAAAGTCGGACCATTTTTGTTGTCCCCctccaaatcaacaacagccttAAATGGCAGCCTAAGGTGTCGTGAGATTTAACCTACCCAAGTATCTATTGTTAGATAGTATTAGTGAAGAGATACACCGACAATATACtaaacaccaccaaccataCCCAATCCAGTAGAGAGATACGAGGATGACCACAACGCTTCAGAGTACTCCACTACACTCAGCTTATTCGCCAGTTTTTGCTGGGTGAGCCAATAGGAAGCCGGACTTGTACACAACAAGCCCAAAATATCccaagaagagagacagGCTCCATCTTCACGATAAAGCTGCCAACAAGGTCGGCTCGGAAAAGTTAAAGCTATATAAGCATAATGCGAGACAGCCCCTCCCTCCATCAGAAGAGAgtatattcctcctccatcttcacagCACCTCTACCTGCACTGCATCTTGACCAAAACCATCATGGCCACCGACACCCCAGTTCACTTTTTTGATATTACTTCCACTCTTCCCGGTATGTCTGTCGCCCTTTACCATATTCCCGACGGCAAGGAGCTATGTTCGTCGTCCGTAAAGGCTGACTACTGACTAACGCGCTGTCCCTCAGGGCCGGCAAAGGCATGGTCCGTTAATACCTTCAAGACACGCATGGTCTTGAACTTTAAGGGCATTCCCTACACACAATCCTACGTTTCCTATCCGGACATtgctcctttgctttcccaTTACGGCGTTACCCCTCACGCCTCAGGGGCTCAGTATACCTTCCCCGCCATTTTGCACAAGCCTTCAATCAATTCCAACGCCTACGGTGCGATGCAGGATTCCCTCGCTATCGCTACGCATCTGGACCAGACCTTTCCCTCGCCACCTCTATTTCCCTCCGGCGATGCCAGTTATGCGCTCACGCTCGCGATTATCAAGCTCCTTGGTAATGTCACCGAGAAAGGTGAGGCCATTTTGATTCCTAAGGTCGCCGATCTGCTTGATCCCAGAGGCCAGGAGTACTTTATCAGGACTCGGTCTGTGATGTTCGGAAAGCATCTGCCGGAAGTATatcccaaagaagagagcgaggTACAGGAAATAATCAAGGCagcgaaggaagagatggaaCCTGTTGCGCGAATGCTGAGAGGCCGGCCTGGGAAAAAGGGGCCTTTCCTCGAGGGTGAGAATCTAGGGTATGCGGATATTCTGATCGtctctttcttggcttgggTCGAGAAGACCCATAACACGCTTTTCCAAGGACTGGTGAGCATCGGAGAGGGCGAGGTGAAGGAGCTCTTTGACGCTTGTTTACCATGGGTCGAAGGTCAAGGCGAAACCAAGGAGTGGGATATCCCTAAATGACCTTGTTAGGGTTCATCAGTAGTTGGATGGGAATTCCCTTTTCCCGACTTCAAGCATGCGCGGGTTGGTTAATCGCGGTTTAGCATATAGCAATAGAGCAATCCCACAGATAGAACAGCAAATTTCATTCAGCGCCTTGCCTGGGAATTATAAGAAAGATGAGTACAAAATTCCATAAAATACATCTGAAATATCCCGAGCGGGCCTTTCTACATCAAAATCAGTCAACACAATTGTACATGGATAGCCCTGTTAAAAACACCATAGAATGGGACAAACCAGCACCAAGCCAAGCCTCCCTAAAATTACAGACCGCGGAGGAAGTTAGCCTCTCTGATGGCCTTCCTCCGTGCCTCTCTCGCGCTCTTCGTAATCTCGGAGCGCTGGCCAAGACTCTCAGCGGCCTCGACCAGAAGATCATCAGTTGCTTGGCCGCCGCGGTTGTACGATGCAGGAGTGATATCAGTAGCGTGATGGTGAACAGGGATCTTAGGGGGGAGGGTTGCGGCGCGAgcagccatcttcttctcatAGCGCTTGCGTTGCTTCTTGTTCAGAGCTGGAGAGGGCACAGTTAGTATGGTCCAAGGGCTATTGATAGAGCAAGATAAACATACTGCTCGGATCCACTCCGCCCTCGGATTTCGATTGCTTCTTAGCATCATCTAACAACGACCACAGCCATTCCGGATATTCAGAGTCTTCCAGGGCGACGATATCAGGCTTATTCTTGAAGTAGTTGAGGCCGTTCAACTTCGTTCCAGCGGGACAGGAGCTTGGTGGACGTTCCACAGCAGGCTTTGTGGGCTTCTTGGAAGACACATCAACATTTACTTCTTCGGGTGTGCTGAATGGCTGGGACACGCCTGGAGTCGCTGATGAAACTGCCGACGGGATAGTGATGTCCGCTGCGATAGGTTGGCGGGGAGTAGGAGGAGGCGGCGTAGTGGATACTGTAGGCTTGCCATCACTGTAGCTCCGGAATTGGCTTCGGTGGATTGGAAGCTGGCGTGCGCATGACGAGGCAGAGAAAGTAACCGTGTGTTGCGGTTGCAGCCGAGAAAGAAGGCTGGTTCGGCAGCGCTGGCAGATCATTATTGCGGTGGTCCGGGAAGATACTCAAATTAAGTAAGACAGCATAAAATAAATTGGCCTTTCCACCTGCTTGTTGTACCCAGAAACCCGCTGAAGCAGTCCTGTGATGACAATAAAAGGGAACTGCCTGGCACGGAGCAAGCTACAAGAAAACTGCGGGATGAATTTGATGCCAAGCCGGAGGTCACGGTCACATGATCATCCATACTGGGCAAGAATCTTTGGTAGCACCCCAGAAGTATACATTATCAGCCGGTGTAGGTAAAAAAAGATTTGCTGCCTGTAAGGAAACCAATTCGTCATATGTAGTTACTGTTTACATCTTAGACCATGGACACATACGGAATCTGCAGACTCATGTGTGGTTATCACGTGATATAAACATCGAGATGTACTATCGAGTAACTATCTCGATACATTTAGTgtatcttcatcctttctaCACGTATCATTGTCGTTATCAGgtggggagagggagggaaaaacTAGGTCTAGTATAGCAGTACTCAGTTAGTCTATACTGTTATTAgttttgttttgctgtaCGTTATGCACGCTTGGCTAGCACCTGGTAAGTTGCAACAAAATCACTTAGTGACCTGTAGCAATGGTACCACTGATCTATCTATTAAAGTGCACACTTATACACCATGCTTTCGTACGTTCTCTGTTTTCCTATTTTTTCAATTCCTCTTTACCATGCTTGTTTACGGTGTATGCATTTTACACAACTGCTTCGGCCACCCATAGCATGAGGTGTGACAACACACTTAGAGAATACTATTGGAATAATCTAGCTGTTATACTACTGGTGCCTTCGTTGCAAAAAGTCAGGGAGCTCGGAGTGCATAGTAATTGAACTGAACATATTCCGTTCGATGGGATCGTCAAACCACCCgttctagatatatatacgAAGGATGTCTGTCAAAACCCAAGCACCACCGAGAATTGAGAGGCTTTAAATACGAAAAGAATAGTTGATGATAGAAAAATATAGTTGCACACTATTTCCTTATTGCATACAGGTTTTATATCGCACAGTATATATGTATTACAGCGCCGACCCAATGGTGGTCCTAGGATGGCGATAAGCCCTCTGGGCAATATATGAGAATTCCCAAGCACCAAAGATATAATGACAATATAGCGAATAGGGCTCCAACACACTATCAGACCGAGCTCAAAAAATTAGATAGCCATGCAGGACTAAGGCATACTAGACTTATCCTTATCTTCTAGATACTCGCGAACCGTCCGGGAACCAACCGACTGCCGGCGATATGCATTGTAGGTTCATCAGATGCACTTCGCCTTCGGCAGCACAGACATATGGGGTCGAGTCCGGCTGGCACAAAACCAGCACGGCATATTTCAATGTGGCCCGTTAGGctagaggagaagaagcaattAGCGGTTGGGATGCCGATCTCTACCCTTATTCAGAGTTTCTTGCTTCGGGTAAGACCCAAGAGTGAGACGATGCGGGCCTCGTTTCGTGAACCCTGTCGATCTGCCTTGCCAACAAATTCGGAATTCTCCTGTACTGTGGTGATTGGTTTCCCCTGTTGCATGTGGAGGAGTTAATCCTGGTTGGAATGTCGGTATTGCATTGTGATCTGCgatggaggggttggaaaTAAATGGACTGAATGACATGACTAAGCTGACGGGGACAGTTCACGAAAACATTTAATTGTCCCCTCTCCCTTCAAGTTTCCACCCAAGTGCAGTACGCAGGTAACGAAGCTCCTTTCTCGCTCATTTGGTTGCTGACATGCCTAGCAAGTATAGCACTTAGCATAATTTACTGGTACTACTATGCCAATGCACTTGTGGCTCGACATAGGTTCTAAGTAGGACTACCGCTTCAAAATCAGGCAACTGGGAAACACGAAAAGGTTCTTTTGATTGGCAATTAACTATTATAAAAGACACAGGTGTTCTCTGTCCCTGATATCAGTCTCAATATCTTCACAACATAATGTCAGAGAATATACTTATGCTACACCGATATTAGATACAGGCTGCATTGTGAATGCCTTATAAAGAAGTTCCCTTCTATCatgcaagagaaaaagaaaaagagaaagaaaaaagatgaACGAACGTTACCGGAATTTTTTCGACATGGAAAGAGGCATTATCAAGGGATGAAATGGGgtgaaagaacaagaagaaagacgaaaaGTACACCGCTAAGCGCCACCCTatgacagaaagaaagaaattaaaagggaaaaagaaaaagaaaaagaggaggaagaataaaaaagagtAATGAGGTGAAAGGAGATCAATGGCCTAAGAGGACAGTCCGCTGACAGC from Aspergillus oryzae RIB40 DNA, chromosome 1 encodes the following:
- a CDS encoding uncharacterized protein (predicted protein) — protein: MATDTPVHFFDITSTLPGPAKAWSVNTFKTRMVLNFKGIPYTQSYVSYPDIAPLLSHYGVTPHASGAQYTFPAILHKPSINSNAYGAMQDSLAIATHLDQTFPSPPLFPSGDASYALTLAIIKLLGNVTEKGEAILIPKVADLLDPRGQEYFIRTRSVMFGKHLPEVYPKEESEVQEIIKAAKEEMEPVARMLRGRPGKKGPFLEGENLGYADILIVSFLAWVEKTHNTLFQGLVSIGEGEVKELFDACLPWVEGQGETKEWDIPK